Within the Stenotrophomonas sp. 610A2 genome, the region CGGCATCCACGCCATAGACACCATTGCCCTGGACGGTATTGGCGGCTTTCCAACTGGCCGCGGTAGCGCCTTCCTTGAAGCGGACGCGCACGCCGGCAACACGCCTGTCCAGATGCACGATCTGCACCGGATGACTGCCGCAGGGCGCTGACCTGTGCAAGGGCTGCACATCGGCAAGGTCGTAGCCGAAGTCAGTGATGGCGAGCGCGCCCGAGCTGACTGTCAGACGTCCCAGTTCCTGTACGGTGATGCTGCCGCTGACGGAATCGGTCTGCACGCTCCTGTCACCAAGCAACAGGCGGTTCTCATCCAACTGCAGTTCTTCGCCGGGTGCGATCAGCGGCGCATCGCCGCTTGCATCAGCCATGCGCTGGTGCAGCGTTGATGATGCGATGAGCATCTGCGCAGGCGGGTGAAGCAGGTCGAATATCCTGGCGATGCGCCAGCTTCCCCCGGCATCGCGTTGCAGGTCATAAACGTTGTAATGCGTCATTGGCGGCGCGGTCTTGGTGGTGAATACCTGCGCCAGGTCCCCATCAATCTCACAACCATCAAACGTGGTCGTGTCGGGTACGAAGTCGGGGTGAGAGCCGAAGTGGCCGCTGGAGCCGCACGTGCGCCCCTCGAGGAAATGAGCGGAGTCCACCTGCTCAACCAACTCGTGCCAGACCTTGAAGTCCACCT harbors:
- a CDS encoding DUF4241 domain-containing protein, which translates into the protein MKKILDFLTGKRPAIEHATQSPVSVAAAGLPQDRVVAFIADWHRQWEKASAMMGRKVDFKVWHELVEQVDSAHFLEGRTCGSSGHFGSHPDFVPDTTTFDGCEIDGDLAQVFTTKTAPPMTHYNVYDLQRDAGGSWRIARIFDLLHPPAQMLIASSTLHQRMADASGDAPLIAPGEELQLDENRLLLGDRSVQTDSVSGSITVQELGRLTVSSGALAITDFGYDLADVQPLHRSAPCGSHPVQIVHLDRRVAGVRVRFKEGATAASWKAANTVQGNGVYGVDAGNLSIFDMAALDGMSRIAYERAFQQWSGSGTPALLSLKSPNDCLITSSGYGDGAYPAFWGLAADGTIVSLYIDFLVLAEESAEGVLTSL